In Pseudoalteromonas sp. MM1, a single window of DNA contains:
- a CDS encoding NAD(P)-binding oxidoreductase, which translates to MSKTLIIGASGQIGKMATELLLKNEQNVSALVRDKSKLSDLDSPFLTIVEQDLEGDFSTALKDCDQVIFAAGSGGSTGTDKTVLIDLWAATKAATYAKEHGVKHFIMISSIGADDPDSIESDLKPYLVAKHMADEHLINSGLNYTIVRPGTLTNESASMKVTTERPSDRSKAKISRENVANALLHIATNAFNGNRVFELFDGDTPIKAAVK; encoded by the coding sequence ATGAGTAAGACCCTAATTATTGGCGCTAGCGGGCAAATAGGTAAAATGGCAACCGAGCTGCTTTTAAAAAACGAGCAAAATGTATCCGCATTAGTGCGCGATAAAAGTAAGCTAAGTGATTTAGATAGCCCGTTTTTAACTATTGTAGAGCAAGACCTCGAAGGCGACTTTTCTACTGCGTTAAAAGATTGCGACCAAGTAATATTTGCAGCGGGCTCTGGCGGAAGTACAGGCACAGATAAAACCGTGCTAATCGATTTATGGGCAGCCACCAAAGCAGCAACGTATGCTAAAGAGCATGGCGTTAAGCATTTTATTATGATCAGCTCTATTGGCGCTGACGATCCAGACTCGATTGAAAGCGACTTAAAGCCTTACTTAGTTGCCAAACATATGGCTGATGAGCACCTTATAAACAGTGGCTTAAACTACACCATAGTGCGCCCTGGCACTTTAACCAATGAAAGCGCCTCAATGAAAGTAACCACCGAGCGCCCAAGCGATCGCTCTAAAGCTAAAATTAGCCGCGAAAACGTTGCCAATGCCCTATTACATATTGCTACTAACGCATTTAATGGCAACCGCGTTTTTGAGTTGTTTGATGGTGATACGCCTATCAAAGCAGCTGTAAAATAA